DNA from Armatimonadota bacterium:
CGCGCCGGCAGTAGTCGGCGCCGGTTCGCTTGTCCAGCAGGTGGAGCGTCTGCCCGCCCGAGCCGATCTCGAAGCGAGCGTGCGCCGTCTCGAAGGTGAAGCTCATGCAAGCCTCCTGACGAGGCGCCGCCGGCGCCGCCGGGGCCGTCGGCGGGGAAGGCCTACGGCGCGCCGCTCGCACGCAACGGCTTCGGGAGACGCTGCGCGGGCAGGCGGTCGTGCATACCCTTGCCGCGGTGGATGCCGCGGTAGCTGAAGTTGACAAGGAGACGGCAGAGGAGCTTCCTGCGTATGGTGAAGCTGCGCTTAAGGATCGACGGTATCGAATAGAAACGCCCGTAGGCGTACCGCTGTCCCTGCCGCAGTTCGAGGTCTGTCATGTGCTGGGGACGAAACACCACGTTGCTCATGGTGTAGTGTGACCAGTCGTGATCCAAGATCCGCCCCTCGCGCTCGAGCTGCTGACGAATCGCCGTGCCCGGGAAGGGAGTGAGCACAGCGAACTGGGCGGCGACCAGCTTGTGCTGCTCCGCGAACGCCACCGTCCTCGCGAAGACGCCGCCGTCATCTCCGTCCAACCCCAGGACGAACGACCCGATGATCTCAATGCCCGCCTTGTGGATCGTCCGAATGGCCGCGCCCATATCCGTCCCCAGGTTCGGTGCCTTGCCGGTGGCTCGCAGGTTCTCCTGGGAGAGCGATTCCAGACCGACGAACATGGCCTGGCAACCACTGCGAGCGGCGAGGGAGAGGAGCTCCGGGTCCTTCGCCATGGTCAGATCGGCCTGGCCGATCCAGCGGGTACGAAGCGGGATCAGCGCCTCGAACAGCTCCTTCGCCCGGTGTGGGTAGCCGGCGATGTTATCGTCAACGAACCCGACCCATCCCCCGAGCGAGTTGACCTCCTCAACCACTTCGCCAACGGGTCGGAAGCGGTAACGCCTGCCCGATACCGTGCTCACCGTGCAGAAGGAACACGCATTCGGGCACCCGCGCCCGGTTTGAACGACATTGGTGGTAAGGTACCGCTCGACCTGAAGCAGCTCGCGGCGAGGGAGAGGGAGACCTGCGAGATCGGCGTAACCATCATGCTTGTAGCGAGGCCTGAGACGACCGGCTGCCAGATCTGCCAACACCTCCCGCCAGACCGGTTCGGCCTCGCCGATGACAACCGCGTCGGCGTGAGCGGCGGCCTCATCGGGCAGCACCGTGGGGTGAATGCCGCCCATGACGACCGGTATGCCTCGTTGCCGGAATGCGTCGCCGATTACATACGCGCGGGGCGCGGAGGCAGTCATGCAGGTAATCGCCACCCAATCCACATCGGCGTTCGTGTTGACGGCCTCGACGTTCTCGTCAACCAGCCGCACGTCCACGTCCGGCGGCGTCAGGCCCGCCAGCAGTGGCAGCACCAGCGGAGGCGCCAGCACTTTGCCTCCACCCCACCACCCCTGCGACCACGCGGGCGCGATGATGAGCAGCCTTGGCCTGTTCCTCTTCACAATCGTCTCACAGTCAGCGCTCCCTATCGTACAGTGGCGGCAAGCGGCCAAGCCGCAAGCAGACCGATCCCGGACACTGTCCCCTTAGCGCCGGAAGCGCCTCCTGCGGGGGCGCTTCGCGGCATGCTTGGCAGCCCTGGCGTCGTCGCGCTGCCGCTGGCAGGCCGGACACGCCCGAGGCGCCGGATAGCCAGCCTGGTCGTCTGCAGCCTGCTCAGCAGCCGGCTAGAGAAAGGTCTGCCCGCACACCTCGCAGACAAGCTCGACGTCGGGCATGCCTGTGGGTGTCAAATAGCAATGAGACACGTCTGGGAGCCCTCTGGGCTTGCCTGTGAGCCGTAGGGTTGTCGGTCCTCAGCGATCTTGAGACAAATCGGGGGGTGAATTAACGTACAGGTCCGGTGTCCCTGCTCTTGCATCTTGTTCCGTCCGCGCGAGCTTGCGGTAGTGCTCACGCCTGGCCACCAGGGGCCGAAGCTGAAGCGGTTTTCGCCGCGGCGGGATGGGTTCCCTTTTGCCCAGAGCATGTGCGTCCGCGGGATATCATCACCCGGCCTCGCCCCCCGCCGACCGTTCCGTTCGGAAACGCGGAAATCGCCGTTCCCCTTTCCAGCGAAACGACCATGAGAATTGAGGGAAACGGGCAGGTGTCGCTCACAATCGCGCATAATAAGCATACAAGCGCCATCCATTATGGCGAACAACTACCTGGGAGGCACGAAGAATGACCAAGTCACAGTTGTTGGCGGCTGCGGCAAAAGCAGCCGGGGTTCCAGCCCAGCAGGCGGGGAAGGTCGTCAACGCGGCACTGGACGCAATCGCTCACGCTCTGGGCAAGGGCGAGAAAGTGCAACTGATCGGCTTTGGTACCTTCGAGGTACGGGAGCGCAAGGCGCGCACCGGCATCAACCCGCGCACCCAGGAGAAGGTGAAGATCAAGGCAGCCAAAGTGCCGGCCTTCCGGGCAGCCCAGCCGCTCAAGGCCAAGGTTGCGGGCAAGCGCCGGGCAGCCAAGCGCGCGTAGCCCTCGAGGACGGCCAGCAGCGTCAGTACCAGCCCGATGCGACCGACATGGCTCGATGTGGGTGTCAACCGCCAATGAGACCGGCTCGGGGCAGGCAGGCGGGGTTCTGGTTCGCCTGAACGGCTACTGACGTCGGTTTCTGGCGGCACACCCGCGTTTGCACACGACGCTGCTCGGAATGCGCGCGAGCGGGTAGAGGCGGCCTCATTCACGCTTGGCACGCACACACTGACCGTCACCCGATTCCAACCTGCGACCACCTGATTTGGCAAGCCCCAGGGCTTTCCGTCTCCAGCGCCTCTCGGCGATTCGCCCATCGCTTGCGTGCCCTCGTCCTCATGCGGACCGCAGCGGGGCTGCTGATCCCCGAAGAGACCCTGCCTGGGCGGCTTCCGTTACTGCGCCCATCCCGCCTGGATGCCTCCCGCCGCGCCCACGTAGCCCTTGCCCTGCTGGTAGAGGTCGCGCAGTTCCTGGGAGCGTACCGCCTGCTGCCCGACGTTGACGGCCGACACGTTCTCGAGATAGGAGCCCCGGCTCAGCTGCTGCGCTCGCTTCTCGGCCGCCTCCGCCTCCGCCTGGGCGGCTTCGGGCGGCGGCCCCAGCCAGGTTTCGCCCCGGTAGAAGGCGTAGCGGTCGCCCTCTCCCCGCACGATCGCCGTGGCCTGGCCCCGGATGGCGTCGGCGATGAACACACCGCGCAGGTCGGTTTCGCCGGAGACGAACTGCCCGCTCTCGGAGCCGATCACCTTGACGTGCACCTTCGAGGCGTACTCGCCCGTCTTGGTGTCGCGAACGTTCACCCGCACTCGCCCGGCCTGCGCGTCCTCCTGGGCGTCCACGGCCAGGGGCGTCACCAGCAGCAGCCCGGAGGCGTACATGCCGTCGCTGCGGGCCAGCACCAGGTAGGCGCCTTCCTCACCCAGGGCCAACTCCAGGGTCTTGGTTTCCGCGCGGGCGCCGGTGTCGGGATTGAGGGCTACGGTGGCCTGGTGAAGCGGGCTCACCCCGGCCAGATCAATGCGTGCGGCCTCGGCCAGGCTGCGGCGCGTGAGGTAGAGTTTCATGAGGTCCACGCGATAGACGCGCACGTCGGTTTCCTTGAGGTTGCGATAGGTGAGCGTCACCGCCGCCTTCCCGCCGGGCTCCGCGATGGTCACCTCGGGGAGGGAGAGGGACTGTTTTTCGAAGTAGTCGGCGGCCTCTTTGGCCTCGGGGTAGCGGTCGGCGACCATCCGGTAGTACTCGACCGCCTTCGCCGGCTCGCGCGTGGCGTGGTAGATCTGCGCGGCGATGTAGAGCGCCAGGATCTTGTTCTTGCTCTCCTGCTCCACGCCGTGCTCGTCCACCGTCTTGGAGGCGGCCACCTGCTGGGCCACCTCGAGCGCGCGCTGATGGTGGCCCAGCCAGAACTCGCCCACCGCCTCGATGTAGCGGAAGTCGTCGCGGTAGGCGCTCTCGGGGTAGAGGGCGTCGAAGCGCTGCGCCAACTTCACCACCGAGTCGTAGTCCTCTAACTCCAGGAAGGCGTTGGCCAGCGAGAAACTGGCCTCATCGCAGATCGGGTTCCTCGGGTACAGGGTGAGGAACCGGTTGATGAGCCCGATGGTGCGCAGCAGCACGTCCTGCTTGGTGAGCCCCTTCTGCAACTTGGGGAGTTCGTCGGGCTTGAGCGCCTTCTCATAGAGCGCCTGGGAGATGGCGTAGTAGGCCGACTCGGTGGCCGGGGTGTCGGGATAGGCGCGCCAGGTGGCGACCATGTGGTCAATGGATTCGAGGAACCGCCCCTGTTGCTCCAGCACGCCGGCCACGGCGGCGTCGCGCAGGAACGAGGCGTCGGTGATGGCGCGGTAGGCCAGGCAGGCGCGCTCCTCCTCGCCGACCTGGCGGTAGGCCCCGGCCACGCCCAGCATCTTGTCGAAGGGCAGCACCGCCTCCGGGTAGCGCTCGCGCAGCACCTCGAAATACTTCACCACTTCCTTGGGTTGGCGCCGCTCGACCGCGATGTCCAGAAGCATCCGGGCGGTCTCGCGCAGGGGCTGGTCGTTGAGTTTCCACTGCTCGTAGAGTTCCGCCAGTGGGGCCTGGGCGTCGTCGTAGCGGCCGTCGGCGAAAAGCGCCTTGCCCAAGTTGAAGAGTTCATCGGGGGTGGCGCGGTACTTGTCGGTGGACTTCTCGCCGCGGGCCAGCACGGTGAGGCCCAGGGGCGCACCGATGGCCACCACTTCAGACCCGTAGGCGGTGCGGATCACCGTGGGCAGCACGCGGTACTCGCCCGGCGCGTAGCCGTAGAGGTCGTAGCGGATCTCGCCGCTGCGGCTTCCCCGGGCGTAGAAGATGAGCCGGCCGTCGGCCTGGGTGAAGTGGAGGAAGGCGCCGTAGATCGAGCCCTCCACCACGGTGGCGCCCGCGGGGAGCGTGTCCTCAATCACCAGGAAGTCGTCTTCGACGGCGGACCGCGGCGGATTGCCGGTCCGGTAGTGATACAGCGTCACACGCGCCAGGTTGCCGGCCGGCAGTTGCGACACCTCGTTGTAGAAGTACTGGTAGTCGCGGGCCACGCTGAAGCCCGTCTGGAGGGGGCGGCCCTTGTACTCGGGAGCGGGCGGCTCGTAGCGGCGCGTCGAGATACGGTAAGGCAGGTCGTCGCCCTTGCCAAACTCCGAGGAGAAGCCGGTGAGCGCGGCGGCGTAGGAATACTCGCCGCGGCCCTCCAAGTGGAAGTCGAGGCGGTTCTCGCCGGCGCGCACCGCGCCGCGGGGCACCTCGATCACGGCCGTCGGCGAGGCGCCGGTCACCTCGAGCGCCTTCACCTCGGCGCCGTTGACCTTCACCGCGAGCCGGTAGCGCTCGGCGGCGTGCTCGGCGCCCGCGTAGTATCCGCAGAGCGCCGCCAGGACCGGGCCCTTCGCCTTGGCCGGCTGCCAGCCGGCGCCGTGCCGCTTGCTCATGAGCCACGCCACGGCCTGCTTGATCTTCGGCGATTCGGGCCGCGCCCGTTCGGCGGCCAGCGTGGCCAGGGCGGTGGTCTCGACATCGCTCTGCAGCCAGGGCTGGTTGCCCTTGCCGGGCCAGGTCGCCCCGGTGTCGCCGTCCAGGGGCTCCTCGCGCGCGCGGGCCAGGAGCGTGTCGAGCACCTCGCCGGCGATCTCCTTGCGCTCCAGGTTCACGAAGGTGAGCGCCAGCAACGCCAGGCCACCGTCGCTCATCTGGTCGCGCATCCGGTAGAGGCGGTGCGCGAACTCGAACTCGGCCTTCTTCTCCAGCGAGAGCGCGTGCAGGAGCGCCGCTTTGCCCTCGCTGTCGGCCAGGTCGGCCTTGGCGAACTGGTCGGTGAGATAACCGGCCGCGCGGTTGGTGGCCTCGGCGCCCACGGGGAGCCCCCGCTCCTTGGCCAGCGAGAGCGCCCACAGCGCGCGGCTGGAGGCGTAGCGGTCGCTCTCGCCGCGGCCGGCCCAG
Protein-coding regions in this window:
- a CDS encoding radical SAM protein — protein: MKRNRPRLLIIAPAWSQGWWGGGKVLAPPLVLPLLAGLTPPDVDVRLVDENVEAVNTNADVDWVAITCMTASAPRAYVIGDAFRQRGIPVVMGGIHPTVLPDEAAAHADAVVIGEAEPVWREVLADLAAGRLRPRYKHDGYADLAGLPLPRRELLQVERYLTTNVVQTGRGCPNACSFCTVSTVSGRRYRFRPVGEVVEEVNSLGGWVGFVDDNIAGYPHRAKELFEALIPLRTRWIGQADLTMAKDPELLSLAARSGCQAMFVGLESLSQENLRATGKAPNLGTDMGAAIRTIHKAGIEIIGSFVLGLDGDDGGVFARTVAFAEQHKLVAAQFAVLTPFPGTAIRQQLEREGRILDHDWSHYTMSNVVFRPQHMTDLELRQGQRYAYGRFYSIPSILKRSFTIRRKLLCRLLVNFSYRGIHRGKGMHDRLPAQRLPKPLRASGAP
- a CDS encoding HU family DNA-binding protein, whose product is MTKSQLLAAAAKAAGVPAQQAGKVVNAALDAIAHALGKGEKVQLIGFGTFEVRERKARTGINPRTQEKVKIKAAKVPAFRAAQPLKAKVAGKRRAAKRA